The Periplaneta americana isolate PAMFEO1 chromosome 9, P.americana_PAMFEO1_priV1, whole genome shotgun sequence genome contains a region encoding:
- the LOC138705912 gene encoding uncharacterized protein, translating into MDPSISSTYDKVPGFATTSGIMYEVKMCCLIFVRAFRLTEEFFLATNMNKAGAFDDIVLMYKCSHCRSRKKCLIQMKHKTSKKDIGFQNLVALSGNFSLPKYCKSYSQVKHVPVFQICSDNNSKFEADFSQSEFIIYTNSLLNLQVLQQKQESECNTHTLLNTNSDSSSVVTFGDIFSENCSPAYDQKYHQLCVNVSNYFEDLVKCKKYLDYLKSEKQTRRQILEHIKEFRTEVNKCLFDKLERAVVRNEIDNFHKDLQGLEDYKEFLQNLTLFIGQANEEELDEILQGEIQNLFHTSGTDTKAICMEMLKHIERWRDRETYFLTKTATFWQEVIAGRRNQLSESKRNEMEALGVRFDKHHLLSLPATGVVNIVAHSTLLSCVRVCQSLEDHYIVIGQESLLRRQQEVLALWPSDCCRTLVVDWEFGQNNIVHLWTQNTEHRLIIVSQSTLNIGHTLKDRFDFSQLDESSQHNIGKTEIIFQGFPVSFNSLISKDMHKRVNESLLSELLSNKKVEIGNDITHSLNHFVPRSMKHHIYIRKEILSGVGTSALFALSGVRKDLPLLYDVHNLYILNYHSSNAYEFIPFDQMRAGPECPESNMRRELNANTCEFVVIRNSSDFDFLCEKRENIHWLEIEENTKLKWKASKGDITLLQKFVDDSDDVFYNYEQLTSIPERIMLLIAEPGMGKTTLIKNLASRIKKSNLSQWVLPIALNEYTELLDRMDRHSHMMNVKEMLKEAACANKSKLESLLFSEVLRDMQDIVVLFDAVDEISPDYTDLVYSLVKAMINKGVSQIWLTSRPVMKIHLENELHVLSHTLEPFSTSDQISFLVNYWCTHNEQLEKEVAIEFANSLIRITTEDILDNKEEFMAVPLHTRLMAESFNSHLKVYKETGSPNLPEKLNVIELFHCFVKQKFSIHFEEKRQIDTTKPSNKRQFKRQYKEFEEDHMACSLIVIFTESECRLLKPDNIVTQARSNCIKIEEGFEQTGIIDMIKNGIPHFIHRSFAEYFCALWLRKNCDENKDFLKKKLHRQELKIMWKMLNYIVSEGHNLHIAVLNNDMQKMKILLDDGIEVDQTDAWGRSALHLAAACNYRNVIELLLRYGADMRLRDSLGCDPLDYCERTTSWASVDFMLSAFKGQTDDQLPFLKENINNAAFGIQALRESTEYGHAYLAEFLLNNGLDLETILNEENQQVLHIASRNNQEEIINLVLESSTVITKHNYTRRNEEQIDSSFKDKIVNTKDKSGWTPLLYASRQGNLDIVQILIKHEADISFGNESGECALHLAAREGHLSVVKYLVEHGADIQLGDNKEYTPLHKAIAGGHLSVVDFLVQNGARINLGSYCGETPIYAAALNGHLPIVEYLAKNGADINKWTTYDHTPLHMAAWFGHPSVVEFLVQNGANVQTENKGGQTALCYAIDEGLLTIVDYLIQHGANIHFHERNGQTSLHKAAYRGHLHVAKCLLQHGANINAVDIWGQTPLHLAAKQGYLDIVDYLLTYKVEDNDADNSGCTARNFSAQQTVDIHICDKLGHTSLHKVAYYGHLPVAKCLLQHGANVNAVNILGQTPLHLAAKQGHFDIVEYLFTQNVQVEIGDNCGCTALHLAAYEGHLSVVECLAQNEALINLGEDLGYSPLHFAAEEGHVNIVECLLRNKADVNLQNNDGITALHLAAEEGHVFVVQCLLDNGALVNISDKAGNIPLRIAVEERHWSVVSCLLRRGSYFRIGTINISLRLRRRSC; encoded by the coding sequence gatCCCAGCATCAGTTCAACTTACGACAAAGTGCCGGGGTTTGCAACGACATCTGGTATAATGTATGAAGTGAAGATGTGTTGTCTCATCTTCGTCCGTGCTTTTCGTCTCACAGAGGAGTTCTTTCTTGCCACAAACATGAATAAAGCTGGTGCATTCGATGACATCGTGCTAATGTACAAATGCTCACATTGTAGAAGTAGGAAGAAATGCTTGATCCAGATGAAGCACAAAACGAGTAAGAAGGACATCGGATTCCAAAACCTTGTAGCCCTAAGTGGAAATTTCAGTCTGCCTAAGTATTGTAAATCCTACAGTCAAGTAAAACATGTACCGGTATTTCAGATCTGTAGTGATAACAATTCTAAATTCGAGGCAGACTTTTCACAATCTGAGTTCATCATTTACACGAATTCACTGCTAAATTTACAAGTGTTGCAACAAAAGCAAGAATCTGAATGTAACACTCACACTCTTCTCAATACTAACAGTGATTCCAGTTCAGTGGTTACATTCGGGGACATCTTTAGTGAAAATTGCAGTCCTGCTTATGATCAAAAGTATCACCAGTTGTGTGTAAATGTAAGCAATTACTTTGAAGACTTGGTCAAATGTAAGAAATATTTAGACTATTTAAAGTCAGAAAAGCAAACACGCAGGCAAATACTGGAACATATCAAAGAATTCAGAACAGAAGTTAACAAATGCCTGTTCGATAAGCTGGAAAGAGCTGTGGTTCGCAACGAAATTGATAACTTTCATAAAGACTTACAAGGTTTGGAAGATTACAAGGAATTCTTGCAGAATTTGACTCTATTTATAGGACAAGCCAATGAGGAGGAGTTGGATGAGATTCTGCAAGGAGAAATACAAAATCTCTTCCATACATCTGGGACGGACACAAAAGCAATTTGTATGGAGATGTTGAAGCACATAGAACGTTGGAGAgatcgggaaacttacttcctAACTAAAACTGCCACATTCTGGCAAGAGGTAATTGCAGGAAGACGGAACCAACTGAGTGAAAGCAAACGGAATGAGATGGAGGCTTTGGGAGTGAGATTTGACAAACACCATCTGCTGTCACTTCCAGCAACTGGAGTGGTGAACATCGTGGCACATTCGACATTGCTCAGCTGTGTCAGAGTGTGCCAGAGTTTGGAGGATCATTACATTGTGATTGGACAAGAGTCACTTCTACGGCGACAGCAAGAGGTGCTGGCTCTGTGGCCCAGTGACTGTTGTAGAACTTTAGTAGTGGACTGGGAGTTTGGCCAAAACAATATAGTTCATCTGTGGACTCAGAACACAGAACACAGACTCATCATAGTGTCTCAATCGACTCTAAATATAGGACACACACTTAAAGACAGATTTGACTTTAGTCAGTTAGATGAATCATCTCAACACAATATTGGAAAAACTGAAATCATATTTCAAGGTTTTCCAGTGTCCTTCAATTCCCTAATTTCAAAGGATATGCATAAACGTGTTAATGAGAGCTTACTATCAGAACTTCTCAGTAATAAGAAAGTAGAAATAGGAAACGACATTACTCATTCTTTGAATCATTTCGTTCCTAGATCTATGAAACATCACATTTATATAAGAAAGGAAATTTTGAGTGGTGTTGGAACTTCTGCTTTGTTTGCTTTGAGTGGTGTTCGCAAAGATCTTCCATTATTGTATGACGTACATAACCTTTACATACTCAATTACCATTCATCAAATGCATATGAATTCATACCCTTTGACCAAATGAGAGCAGGACCAGAATGCCCAGAGTCCAATATGCGGAGGGAATTGAATGCAAATACTTGCGAATTTGTTGTAATCAGAAATTCATCTGATTTTGATTTCTTATGTGAAAAGCGTGAAAATATTCATTGGCTGGAAATAGAGGAAAACACTAAACTAAAATGGAAAGCATCAAAAGGAGACATCACCCTGTTACAAAAGTTTGTAGACGACAGTGATGATGTTTTCTACAATTATGAACAACTGACAAGTATTCCTGAGAGAATTATGCTTCTTATAGCAGAGCCAGGGATGGGAAAGACAACGCTCATAAAGAATCTGGCTTCTCGTATAAAGAAATCCAACTTGTCCCAATGGGTGCTTCCAATTGCTTTAAATGAGTACACTGAATTGTTGGACAGAATGGATAGACATTCACATATGATGAATGTGAAAGAAATGCTAAAAGAAGCTGCATGTGCAAATAAATCTAAACTAGAAAGTTTGCTATTTAGTGAGGTATTGAGAGACATGCAAGACATTGTGGTACTGTTCGATGCAGTAGACGAAATCAGTCCTGACTATACAGACCTAGTGTATTCACTAGTGAAAGCAATGATTAACAAAGGAGTGTCGCAAATATGGCTAACTTCTCGACCTGTAATGAAGATACATCTTGAAAATGAATTACATGTATTATCACACACATTAGAGCCTTTCTCTACAAGTGACCAAATATCTTTTCTGGTGAACTACTGGTGTACACATAATGAACAACTAGAGAAAGAGGTTGCGATAGAATTTGCAAATAGCCTGATTCGAATTACCACAGAAGATATTCTAGACAATAAAGAGGAGTTCATGGCAGTACCCCTGCACACCAGGCtcatggcagaaagtttcaacaGTCATTTAAAGGTATATAAGGAAACTGGTTCTCCAAATCTTCCagaaaaattgaatgtaattgagttattccattgttttgtaaaacaaaagttttCCATTCACTTTGAGGAAAAGAGACAAATAGACACGACCAAGCCAAGTAACAAACGACAGTTTAAAAGACAATACAAAGAATTTGAAGAAGATCATATGGCATGTTCCTTAATAGTAATCTTCACTGAAAGTGAATGTAGATTACTGAAACCAGACAACATCGTAACTCAAGCAAGAAGTAATTGTATCAAAATCGAAGAAGGGTTTGAACAAACAGGAATTATAGACATGATTAAAAATGGAATACCACATTTCATTCATCGATCTTTTGCAGAGTACTTTTGTGCACTATGGCTTAGAAAAAACTGTGATGAGAATAAGGATTTTTTGAAGAAGAAACTCCATCGACAGGAATTGAAAATCATGTGGAAAATGCTGAATTACATTGTATCTGAAGGCCATAATTTACATATTGCTGTCCTCAACAATGATatgcaaaaaatgaaaatacttttaGATGATGGAATTGAAGTGGATCAAACAGATGCATGGGGTCGATCAGCTTTACATCTCGCTGCAGCTTGTAACTACCGGAACGTAATAGAATTATTATTGAGATATGGTGCAGATATGAGGCTAAGGGATTCTTTAGGCTGTGACCCCCTGGACTATTGTGAGAGGACCACATCTTGGGCTTCAGTAGACTTCATGCTTTCAGCATTCAAAGGGCAAACAGATGATCAATTACCCTTCTTGAAGGAAAATATTAACAATGCAGCATTTGGAATTCAGGCGTTGCGGGAAAGTACTGAATATGGCCATGCATATCTTGCAGAGTTTCTGCTAAACAATGGCTTAGATTTGGAGAcaatactgaatgaagaaaatcaACAGGTATTACATATTGCTTCTCGAAACAATCAAGAAGAGATAATAAATCTTGTACTAGAAAGCAGTACTGTTATCACTAAACACAACTACACAAGAAGAAATGAAGAACAAATAGATTCATCTTTCAaagacaaaattgtgaacacTAAAGATAAAAGTGGCTGGACCCCTTTATTATATGCAAGTCGTCAGGGTAACTTAGATATTGTTCAGATTTTAATAAAACATGAAGCAGATATATCATTTGGAAATGAAAGTGGAGAATGTGCACTTCATTTAGCAGCACGTGAGGGTCATCTGTCTGTTGTTAAATATCTTGTGGAACATGGAGCAGATATTCAGTTAGGCGATAATAAGGAGTACACCCCATTGCACAAAGCAATTGCGGGAGGTCATTTGTCAGTAGTTGATTTTCTTGTGCAAAATGGAGCAAGAATTAACTTAGGTAGTTACTGTGGAGAAACTCCTATATATGCAGCAGCTCTAAATGGTCATTTGCCTATTGTTGAATATCTTGCAAAGAATGGAGCAGATATCAACAAGTGGACCACCTATGACCATACTCCATTACATATGGCAGCATGGTTTGGTCATCCCTCTGTAGTTGAATTTCTCGTGCAGAACGGAGCAAAtgttcaaacagaaaataaaggtGGGCAAACTGCTTTATGTTATGCAATAGATGAGGGTCTTTTGACCATTGTTGATTACCTTATACAACATGGAGCAAACATACACTTTCATGAACGGAATGGCCAGACTTCATTGCATAAAGCAGCATATCGTGGTCATTTACATGTTGCTAAATGTCTACTTCAGCATGGTGCAAATATTAATGCAGTTGACATTTGGGGTCAAACCCCATTGCATCTTGCAGCGAAACAGGGATATCTGGATATTGTTGACTATTTACTGACTTATAAAGTAGAAGATAATGATGCTGACAATTCTGGGTGTACTGCCCGTAACTTCTCTGCTCAACAGACAGTAGATATTCACATATGTGATAAACTTGGTCATACTTCCTTGCATAAAGTGGCATATTATGGTCATTTACCTGTTGCTAAATGTCTACTTCAGCATGGTGCAAATGTTAATGCAGTTAATATTTTGGGTCAAACTCCGTTGCATCTTGCTGCAAAACAAGGACATTTTGATATTgttgaatatttatttactcaaaatgtaCAAGTTGAAATTGGTGATAACTGTGGATGTACTGCTCTCCATTTAGCAGCATATGAGGGCCATTTGTCTGTTGTCGAATGTCTTGCACAAAATGAAGCACTAATTAATTTAGGAGAGGATCTAGGATATTCTCCATTACATTTCGCTGCAGAAGAGGGACATGTGAACATTGTCGAGTGCTTGTTACGTAACAAAGCTGATGTTAACTTACAAAACAATGACGGAATTACCGCACTGCATTTGGCAGCTGAAGAGGGACATGTGTTTGTCGTTCAGTGTTTACTAGATAATGGAGCCCTAGTTAACATATCTGATAAGGCAGGAAATATTCCATTACGTATAGCAGTAGAGGAAAGACATTGGAGTGTTGTTAGCTGCTTGCTGAGACGAGGGTCGTATTTCAGAATAGGAACCATTAATATTTCTCTACGTTTAAGGAGACGTAGCTGTTAA
- the LOC138705916 gene encoding ankyrin-1-like, whose protein sequence is MAVPLHTRLMAESFNSHLKVYKETGSPNLPEKLNVIELFHCFVKTKFSILFEEKRQIDTTKPSNKREFKRQYKEFEEEHMTYSLIVIFTESECRLLKPDNIVTQARSNCIKIEEGFEQTGIIDMIKNGIPHFIHRSFAEYFCALWLRKNCDENKNFLKKKLHRQELKIMWKMLNYIVSEGHNLHIAVLNNDMQKMKTLLDDGIEVDQTDAWGRSALHLAAACNYRNIIELLLRYGADMKLRDSLGFDPLDYCERTTSWASVDFMLSASKGRRDDQLPFLKENINNAAFGIQALRESTEYGHIYLAEFLLKNGLDLETILNEENQQILHIASRNNQVEIINLVLESSTVITKHKYTRRNEEQIDSSFKHKIVNTKDKSGWTPLLYASRQGNLDIVQILIKHKADVSFRNESGECALHLAVREGHLSVVKYLVEHGADIQLGNNKEYTPLFIAVAAGHLSVVDFLVQNGARINVGNYCGETPIYVAAHDGNLPSVEYLAKNGADINKCTTYDHTPLHMAAWFGHPSVVEFLVQKGANVQTENKGGQTALCYATTEGLLTIVDYLIQHGANIHFHDRYGQTSLHKAAYYGHLSVTKCLIQHDANVNAVNILGQTPLHLAAQQGHFDIVEYLLTQNGQVEISDNCGCTALHLAAYGGHLSVVECLAQNEALINLGEDLGYSPLHFAAEEGHVNIVECLLRNKADVNLRNNDGITALHLAAEEGHVFVVKCLLDNGALVNISDKRGNIPLRIAVEERHWSVVSCLLRRGSYFRIGTIHISLRLRRRSC, encoded by the coding sequence ATGGCAGTACCCCTGCACACCAGGCtcatggcagaaagtttcaacaGTCATTTAAAGGTATATAAGGAAACTGGTTCTCCAAATCTTCCagaaaaattgaatgtaattgagttattccattgttttgtaaaaacaaAGTTTTCCATTCTCTTTGAGGAAAAGAGACAAATAGACACGACCAAGCCAAGTAACAAACGAGAGTTTAAAAGACAATACAAAGAATTTGAAGAAGAACATATGACATATTCCTTAATAGTAATCTTCACTGAAAGTGAATGTAGATTACTGAAACCAGACAACATCGTAACTCAAGCAAGAAGTAATTGTATCAAAATCGAAGAAGGGTTTGAACAAACAGGAATTATAGACATGATTAAAAATGGAATACCACATTTCATTCATCGATCTTTTGCAGAGTACTTTTGTGCACTATGGCTTAGAAAAAACTGTGATGAGAATAAGAATTTTTTGAAGAAGAAACTCCATCGACAGGAATTGAAAATCATGTGGAAAATGCTGAATTACATTGTATCTGAAGGCCATAATTTACATATTGCTGTCCTCAACAATGATATGCAAAAAATGAAAACACTTTTAGATGATGGAATTGAAGTGGATCAAACAGATGCATGGGGTCGATCAGCTTTACATCTCGCTGCAGCTTGTAACTATcggaatataatagaattattattGAGATATGGTGCAGATATGAAGCTAAGGGATTCTTTAGGCTTTGACCCCCTGGACTATTGTGAGAGGACCACATCTTGGGCTTCAGTAGACTTCATGCTTTCAGCATCCAAAGGGCGAAGAGATGATCAATTACCCTTCTTGAAGGAAAATATTAACAATGCAGCGTTTGGAATTCAGGCGTTGCGGGAAAGTACTGAATATGGCCACATATATCTTGCAGAGTTTCTGCTAAAGAATGGCTTAGATTTGGAGAcaatactgaatgaagaaaatcaacagatatTACACATTGCTTCTCGAAACAATCAGGTAGAAATAATAAATCTTGTACTAGAAAGCAGTACTGTTATCACTAAACACAAATACACAAGAAGAAATGAAGAACAAATAGATTCATCTTtcaaacacaaaattgtgaacactaAAGATAAAAGTGGCTGGACCCCTTTATTATATGCAAGTCGTCAGGGTAACTTAGATATTGTTCAGATTTTAATTAAACATAAAGCAGATGTATCATTTAGAAATGAAAGTGGAGAATGTGCACTTCATTTAGCAGTACGTGAGGGTCATCTGTCTGTTGTTAAATATCTTGTGGAACATGGAGCAGATATTCAGCTAGGCAATAATAAGGAATACACCCCATTGTTCATAGCAGTTGCGGCAGGTCATTTGTCAGTAGTTGATTTTCTTGTGCAAAATGGAGCAAGAATTAATGTAGGTAATTACTGTGGAGAGACTCCTATATATGTAGCAGCTCATGATGGTAATTTGCCTAGTGTTGAATATCTTGCAAAGAATGGAGCAGATATCAACAAGTGTACCACCTATGACCATACTCCATTACATATGGCAGCATGGTTTGGTCATCCCTCTGTAGTTGAATTTCTCGTGCAGAAGGGAGCAAAtgttcaaacagaaaataaaggtGGGCAAACTGCTTTATGTTACGCAACAACTGAAGGTTTGTTGACCATTGTTGATTACCTTATACAACATGGAGCAAATATACACTTTCATGATAGGTATGGCCAGACTTCATTGCATAAAGCAGCATATTATGGTCACTTATCTGTTACTAAATGTCTAATTCAGCATGATGCAAATGTTAATGCAGTTAATATTTTGGGTCAAACCCCACTGCATCTTGCTGCACAACAAGGACATTTTGATATTGTTGAATATTTACTAACTCAAAATGGACAAGTAGAAATTAGTGATAACTGTGGTTGTACTGCTCTCCATTTAGCAGCATATGGGGGCCATTTATCTGTTGTCGAATGTCTTGCACAAAATGAAGCACTAATTAATTTAGGAGAGGATCTAGGATATTCTCCATTACATTTCGCTGCAGAAGAGGGACATGTGAACATTGTCGAATGCTTGTTACGTAACAAAGCTGATGTTAACTTACGAAACAACGATGGAATTACCGCACTGCATTTGGCAGCTGAAGAGGGACATGTGTTTGTCGTTAAGTGTTTACTAGATAATGGAGCCCTAGTTAACATATCTGATAAGAGAGGAAATATTCCATTACGTATAGCAGTAGAGGAAAGACATTGGAGTGTTGTTAGCTGCTTGCTGAGACGAGGGTCGTATTTCAGAATAGGAACCATTCATATTTCTCTACGTTTAAGGAGACGTAGCTGTTAA